In the genome of Rhodamnia argentea isolate NSW1041297 chromosome 3, ASM2092103v1, whole genome shotgun sequence, one region contains:
- the LOC115748062 gene encoding auxin response factor 9-like: MMPDRAEGCGGGGRDELYNELWKACAGPLVDVPCRGDRVYYFPQGHMEQLEASTNQELNQRIPLFSLASKILCHVMHVRLLAEQETDEVYAQITLLPEGNQTEHTSPDPRSPEPPRPRVHSFCKVLTASDTSTHGGFSVLRKHATECLPPLDMTQSTPTQELAARDLHGYEWKFKHIFRGQPRRHLLTTGWSSFVTSKRLVAGDSFVFLRGDNGELRVGVRRVARQQSSMPSSVISSQSMHLGVLATASHAVSTQTMFVVYYKPRTSQFIISLNKYLEAVNNKFTVGMRFKMRFEGEDSPERRFSGTIVGVEDFSPQWTDSRWRSLRVQWDEHASIPRPDRVSPWEIEPFVASVPASIPQSTAVKNKRPRPSSEVPADATAASAIWNSGYTQTHDLKELRVTDEGKSSDGRFLWNYKLADVNSTSSSITRAQTEGGWLPSPCLSVSQNILPDAVDDSKSVSALPVPCRQSKTHPSSLNKEPMPNPVEDGKKVETTSSCRLFGIDLINHSSSSPPSDKAPLQSMCVSTATTEGHVQTPLSTADSDQKCDLQKASEEVKQGQLQNPGKETQTKQSCSTRSRTKVQMQGIAVGRAVDLTMLEGYSQLIDELEEMFDLKGQLRPRDKWEIVFTDDEGDMMLMGDDPWPEFCNMVKRIFICSSQDVKKMSAKSKLPVSSVQGEGAIISSDSADN, translated from the exons ATGATGCCGGATCGAGCTGAAG GTTGTGGAGGTGGGGGACGAGATGAGCTCTATAACGAGCTGTGGAAGGCCTGTGCGGGCCCGCTGGTCGACGTCCCTTGCCGAGGAGACAGGGTCTACTACTTTCCACAGGGACACATGGAGCAA CTTGAGGCATCGACAAATCAGGAACTGAATCAGAGGATTCCGCTTTTTAGTCTCGCTTCCAAAAttctttgccatgtcatgcaCGTTCGGCTCCTG GCAGAGCAAGAAACAGATGAGGTTTATGCACAGATTACTCTACTTCCAGAAGGAAAT CAAACAGAGCATACCAGTCCTGATCCACGCTCTCCAGAACCTCCAAGACCGAGAGTTCATTCTTTCTGCAAGGTTCTAACTGCCTCAGATACCAGCACACATGGTGGCTTTTCTGTCCTCAGGAAACATGCGACCGAATGCCTTCCCCCATTG GACATGACCCAGTCGACCCCAACCCAGGAGTTAGCTGCCAGGGATCTTCATGGATATGAATGGAAATTTAAGCATATATTCAGAG GTCAACCGCGAAGGCATTTGCTTACTACGGGATGGAGTTCGTTTGTCACATCGAAGAGATTGGTTGCTGGTGACTCGTTTGTGTTCTTAAG GGGGGACAATGGCGAATTGCGCGTTGGAGTGAGACGAGTTGCTCGTCAGCAGAGCAGTATGCCTTCCTCAGTGATTTCGAGTCAGAGCATGCACCTTGGAGTTCTTGCAACTGCCTCTCATGCTGTCTCGACTCAAACTATGTTTGTGGTTTATTACAAGCCAAG GACTAGTCAGTTCATCATAAGCTTGAACAAATATTTGGAAGCTGTTAACAATAAATTCACAGTTGGAATGAGATTCAAGATGAGATTTGAGGGCGAGGATTCTCCGGAGAGAAG GTTTTCTGGTACAATAGTCGGGGTGGAAGATTTCTCACCTCAATGGACCGATTCAAGATGGCGATCATTGAGA GTTCAATGGGATGAACATGCATCTATCCCAAGACCTGACAGGGTATCACCCTGGGAAATTGAACCCTTTGTGGCTTCTGTGCCTGCAAGCATCCCTCAATCAACAGCAGTGAAGAACAAGAGGCCCCGTCCATCCTCTGAAGTCCCTGCAG ATGCTACTGCTGCGTCTGCTATCTGGAATTCTGGATATACACAGACCCATGATCTGAAAGAACTGAGAGTTACTGATGAGGGAAAAAGTAGTGATGGCCGTTTTTTGTGGAATTACAAGTTGGCAGATGTCAACAGCACCAGCAGTTCTATAACAAGGGCTCAAACAGAAGGGGGATGGCTGCCTTCTCCATGCTTAAGTGTTTCTCAAAATATTCTACCTGATGCAGTGGATGACAGCAAGAGCGTCTCTGCTTTGCCTGTGCCCTGCAGGCAATCGAAAACGCATCCATCAAGCTTGAACAAGGAACCAATGCCCAACCCAGTTGAGGACGGTAAAAAAGTTGAGACAACTTCTAGTTGCCGATTGTTTGGTATTGATCTGATTAACCACTCTTCAAGTTCACCTCCTTCGGACAAGGCACCCCTTCAATCTATGTGTGTATCAACTGCTACAACTGAAGGACATGTTCAAACCCCCTTGTCGACAGCTGATTCTGATCAGAAATGTGATCTTCAGAAGGCTTCTGAGGAAGTAAAACAAGGACAGTTGCAGAATCCAGGGAAAGAGACTCAGACTAAGCAAAGTTGCTCCACTAGAAGTCGTACAAAG gttcaaatgcaagGAATTGCCGTAGGTCGGGCCGTGGACTTGACCATGTTGGAAGGGTACAGTCAACTGATAGATGAGCTAGAAGAGATGTTTGACCTCAAAGGACAGCTTCGACCACGAGATAAGTGGGAGATTGTCTTTACTGATGATGAAGGAGATATGATGCTCATGGGTGACGATCCCTGGCC GGAGTTCTGTAACATGGTGAAAAGGATTTTCATATGCTCGAGCCAGGATGTGAAGAAGATGAGCGCCAAAAGCAAGCTCCCCGTATCCTCGGTACAAGGGGAAGGCGCCATAATAAGCTCAGATTCAGCAGATAACTGA
- the LOC115748070 gene encoding 26S proteasome non-ATPase regulatory subunit 8 homolog A: MDPKLTEVSQQFGRFKAALVRNDFTTCTSLLSQLKVLLTEFKSLPPLFEETPKAVHELTLARDIYEQAVILSVKMEDQDAFERDFFQLKPYYTDAGGRIPPSPQEYPILGLNLLRLLVQNRIAEFHTELELLSSKALENPCIKHAVELEQSFMEGAYNRVLSARQTVPHETYVYFMDLLAKTVRDEIAGCSEKAYDYLSISDARQMLLFSSDQELAEYIKEEHPEWEIKSGFVYFQKAKESAPSKEIPSLQLINQTLSYARELERIV, from the exons ATGGATCCGAAGCTCACAGAGGTCTCCCAGCAGTTCGGTCGGTTCAAGGCTGCTCTCGTTAGGAACGACTTCACCACCTGCACTAGCCTCCTCTCGCAGTTGAAG GTTTTACTGACAGAATTCAAAAGTCTTCCTCCGCTGTTTGAGGAAACACCCAAGGCTGTCCATGAATTGACTCTTGCAA GAGATATTTACGAGCAGGCTGTTATTCTAAGTGTGAAGATGGAAGATCAAGATGCATTTGAGCGAGATTTTTTTCAACTGAAGCCTTACTATACAGATGCAGG TGGCCGTATTCCACCATCTCCTCAAGAGTACCCTATTTTAGGTCTCAACCTGTTGAGACTCCTTGTGCAGAACAGAATAGCCGAGTTCCATACTGAACTTGAATTGCTTTCATCTAAGGCCCTGGAGAACCCTTGCATCAAGCATGCTGTTGAGTTGGAGCAATCTTTCATGGAAGGGGCTTACAATCGTGTTTTGAGTGCTAGGCAGACGGTGCCTCACGAGacttatgtttattttatgGATCTTCTGGCCAAGACAGTCAG AGATGAAATTGCTGGATGTAGCGAGAAGGCATATGACTACCTGTCAATTAGTGATGCACGGCAAATGTTACTATTCTCCTCTGACCAAGAGCTTGCGGAATATATCAAGGAG GAACATCCCGAGTGGGAGATTAAGAGTGGGTTTGTATATTTCCAGAAGGCGAAGGAATCTGCACCTTCGAAGGAAATTCCTTCCCTGCAGCTTATCAATCAGACTTTGAGTTACGCAAGAGAGTTGGAGCGGATTGTTTAG
- the LOC115747981 gene encoding probable disease resistance protein RF9, whose product MAESVVSSVAQTIGKLLIDEAKFLWGVEGKVEDLQRELRLIQCLLRDADARREHNQAVGECVAQLRDIAYDAEDVIERYILRAALRKGQNIIKAYACFVSKRPYLQVHVVGTEIEGFKSSISNLRMSMLAFGTQHANEREHQRRASMLKRNYGHFKEDFVGREDGIEELVEKLNDEKQRVIFIWGMGGLGKTSLAKKVVALDKVKKNFDGSAWACVSQEYHVKDILEGILIKLIPDQRKNVKEMEEDELLKTLYEIQQTKRFIVVLDDIWSNEAWNSLKAAFPLEDMKSKLLITTRNRQVAEYIDPRGHFYQPRYLSDPESWDLLKKWAFPKPKELAVGLSSAGPGVSEDIAAGQTVEGITRQSEMEGQTPGITEDRKSIGEELLKKCGGLPLAIIVLGGLLANNDWKTVSEKIKSYFSDESDVFKVLALSYDDLPWHLKPCFLYLSSFPEDAEIPATNLLNMWIAEGFVLQNDYDEERDIQVEDAAEYLMELVGRGMVQVRFNLSGKIKTIHLHDLMRDLCISKARQERFLSKRNIQQDNETDNRSSPLALKSKSTCKMRRLSLSMKANSISGVKSIGGPMLHLRSLMFFGSIEGKGKRFQPIFKSCKFLRVLKLEYLFDMKGKLPKSIGDLVHLRFLSLARSGFEGLPKSVGNLVCMEFLDLRVRVLTMFAVPDVLWKMRRLRYLYLPYSFYVTGKLVGTWKKLRLGTLKNLRRLKNFSPLRCDVNDVGKPTNLQKLTVGDCYELEIIPQFAKFSLKHLRSSSFMFYGDSFTEGELSRTSSYPYSRKLYIHGEIIEKLPEHKYLPQQLTKLVLFGSKLKEDPMPILEKLQHLVVLMLAGDAFVGKEMVCSAGGFPQLKHLLLYELPNLEEWRVAEGAMPDLSQLGISDCPKLKAVPQLEGVSTYDCWEDVCREHRKAGSLIFRLQGVVVGTGQQGLLVSGSTNFQFGTVEIVVTPAMRLCLLLIVVIQKPSCKIDLDEMA is encoded by the exons ATGGCTGAGTCTGTTGTTTCGTCCGTGGCGCAGACAATAGGAAAGCTGCTCATCGACGAGGCCAAATTCTTGTGGGGCGTGGAGGGCAAGGTCGAGGATCTGCAAAGGGAGCTGAGGCTGATCCAGTGCTTGCTGAGGGATGCGGATGCGAGACGAGAGCACAACCAAGCAGTTGGAGAATGTGTTGCACAACTCCGAGACATTGCCTATGATGCAGAGGACGTCATCGAAAGATACATCCTCAGAGCGGCGCTGAGGAAGGGACAAAACATCATCAAAGCGTATGCTTGCTTTGTTTCAAAGCGCCCGTACTTGCAGGTCCATGTGGTGGGGACAGAGATTGAGGGCTTTAAATCCAGCATCTCCAATCTTAGAATGAGCATGTTGGCTTTTGGCACACAACATGCCAATGAGCGCGAACACCAACGCAGAGCGTCGATGCTGAAAAGGAATTATGGCCATTTTAAGGAAGATTTTGTTGGGAGGGAAGATGGTATTGAGGAATTGGTAGAGAAGTTGAATGATGAAAAGCAGAGAGTTATTTTTATATGGGGAATGGGTGGTTTGGGTAAAACCTCTCTCGCCAAGAAAGTGGTCGCTCTTGACAAAGTGAAAAAGAATTTCGATGGTTCTGCATGGGCTTGTGTATCTCAAGAATACCACGTGAAAGATATCTTGGAGGGAATTCTTATCAAGTTGATCCCCGACCAAAGAAAGAATGttaaggagatggaagaagatgAATTGTTGAAAACTCTATACGAGATCCAACAAACGAAGAGATTTATCGTGGTTCTTGACGATATTTGGTCCAACGAGGCATGGAACAGTCTCAAAGCTGCATTTCCTCTCGAGGACATGAAAAGCAAGCTATTGATAACAACCCGCAATAGACAAGTAGCGGAGTATATCGATCCTCGAGGTCATTTTTATCAACCTCGGTACCTTTCAGATCCGGAGAGCTGGGATCTCCTGAAGAAGTGGGCGTTCCCTAAACCCAAAG AATTAGCTGTCGGACTTTCTTCGGCTGGACCTGGAGTTAGTGAAGATATTGCTGCGGGCCAAACTGTAGAAGGTATCACAAGACAATCAGAGATGGAGGGACAAACACCAG GAATCACTGAAGATAGGAAGAGCATAGGAGAAGAACTGCTTAAGAAGTGTGGCGGATTACCCTTGGCTATCATTGTGCTTGGTGGACTTCTGGCGAACAACGACTGGAAGACGGTTTCCGAAAAGATTAAATCATATTTTAGTGATGAGAGTGATGTATTCAAAGTATTGGCCTTAAGCTATGATGATCTACCATGGCATCTAAAGCCATGCTTCCTGTATTTGAGTAGCTTTCCGGAGGATGCAGAAATCCCTGCAACAAATCTTCTTAACATGTGGATTGCTGAAGGCTTTGTGTTGCAGAATGATTATGACGAAGAGAGAGATATCCAAGTGGAAGATGCAGCAGAATATTTAATGGAGTTGGTTGGTAGAGGGATGGTTCAAGTGCGATTTAACTTGAGTGGAAAAATTAAAACCATCCACCTTCACGACTTGATGCGGGACTTATGCATCTCCAAGGCTAGGCAGGAGAGATTTCTGAGCAAGCGTAACATTCAGCAGGACAATGAGACGGATAATCGTTCTTCTCCATTGGCACTAAAGTCGAAGTCAACTTGCAAAATGCGAAGGCTTTCTCTCAGTATGAAAGCAAACTCGATTTCGGGCGTGAAATCAATAGGAGGGCCTATGCTCCACCTTCGAAGTCTCATGTTCTTCGGATCCATCGAAGGGAAGGGGAAGCGTTTTCAACCTATTTTCAAAAGCTGTAAGTTTCTCAGGGTTCTGAAGCTAGAATATCTTTTCGATATGaaaggaaaattacccaaatcAATTGGAGACCTAGTCCATTTAAGATTCTTAAGTTTAGCAAGAAGTGGATTTGAGGGTTTGCCAAAATCTGTGGGGAATCTTGTATGCATGGAATTCTTGGACTTGCGAGTAAGGGTATTGACGATGTTTGCAGTGCCGGATGTGCTGTGGAAGATGAGAAGGTTGAGGTACCTCTATCTCCCCTATTCATTTTATGTCACTGGGAAACTCGTGGGTACTTGGAAGAAGTTGCGATTGGGCACTTTAAAGAATCTTCGGAGATTGAAAAACTTTAGTCCGCTGAGGTGTGATGTGAATGATGTAGGCAAACCGACCAATTTGCAAAAGCTCACCGTCGGTGATTGTTATGAGTTGGAGATAATTCCACAATTTGCTAAATTCAGTTTGAAACATCTTCGATCCTCATCTTTTATGTTCTATGGCGATTCATTCACCGAAGGTGAATTGAGTAGAACCTCAAGTTATCCCTATTCCCGCAAATTGTACATACATGGGGAAATAATTGAGAAATTACCGGAACATAAGTATCTACCCCAGCAACTGACGAAGCTGGTCTTGTTTGGCTCCAAACTCAAAGAAGATCCGATGCCAATATTGGAGAAATTGCAGCACTTGGTTGTTCTCATGCTGGCGGGTGATGCTTTTGTGGGAAAGGAAATGGTTTGCTCTGCAGGAGGCTTTCCGCAACTCAAGCATTTACTTCTTTATGAACTGCCAAATTTGGAGGAGTGGAGGGTGGCTGAAGGAGCCATGCCTGATCTTTCTCAATTAGGGATCAGCGATTGTCCCAAATTGAAGGCGGTACCTCAACTTGAAGGAGTCTCCACGTATGACTGTTGGGAAGACGTGTGTCGTGAGCATCGGAAGGCGGGGTCTCTGATATTCCGG TTGCAAGGTGTTGTTGTAGGAACAGGGCAACAAGGATTGCTCGTGTCCGGCTCGACTAACTTTCAGTTCGGTACGGTTGAAATAGTCGTCACACCGGCCATGCGGTTGTGCTTACTCTTGATTGTTGTTATTCAGAAGCCATCTTGTAAGATTGATTTGGACGAGATGGCATAG